TTATCAATACTGCATCAAAACTCTTTCCATTTTTACTCTTAAATCCTTTAATGACATTCGTCTTTTTATCTTTTATAAGCTTTTTTACCATTGATTCACTTATGTTTTTTCCTGCTATCTGCTTTCCTATAAAAAACTTACAACCTTCTTTCCACCTACTACAACCATAACCAGATTTATTGGCCATAATATTACCCTTACCACATACTGGGCATACCCCCATGCTCTCATATTTCTTACTTTCTATTCTATCGATTTTAATTTCATCTCCATTTCTAATTATATTATTTAATTCACTTTTTACATTATATATTATTGTATTTATTTCTATATCATTCTTATAAACCCTTTTAAGCTGTTTCCCAAATTCAACTGTTTTTCCTTTATCTAAATCAATATTTAACCTTTCTAGTACCTCGATAAGCTGTATACCCTTATTCTCACATTTAAAATGTTCCTTTACTTCTTTTATATACTCATACTTTTGGGCATTTTTGATTATTCCGGCTCTGGTTGCAACAGTGCCTATCTCGCAGCCTTCAAGTATCATTTTGTATTCTTCATCATCATTTGTACTCTCTAAGTCCTGAACTTCTTTTTTCTTAAAAGGATTTTTAAGAAAATTATTTAATTCCGATTCCGTTACTCTATTGGGTTTTTGAGTTTGCTTTTCATCCACTGAAAGTTTAGTATCTAATTCCTCACCTTCTACAAAGTCAGGTAATTCATTTTCTTTTTTCATATTTTCATATTTTAAGAATCCTTCTTGTTTAATTACAGTTCCTTTAAGCTCTATAACTTCATCATCTATTCTTATTACTACATATGTTTCCTCTATTATTGTTTCTTCATTTAAGAAATTACTTATAAACCTATTTCTTATTGCAATATAAACTTTTTTTTCATCTTCACTTAATTTCTCTATCTCCGGTATTTTTGTAGTCGGGGTAATGGCACTATGGGATTCTACTTTATTGTTATCAAATATCCTTTTCTTATCTTTAAAATCTATATCTACATTAAATTTTTCTTTTACTACTTCAATTATACTTTTTATTTTTTCTTTTTCATTTTCTGCTAAATATTCCGTATTAGTTCTTGGGTATGTGGTAAATCCACATTCATATAATTTTTGTAAATGTTTCAAAGTATCATCTAGTGACATCTTAAATTGTTTAAACATCTTATTCTGAAGTGTATCAAGAGAAAATAATTTAGGTGGCTGTTTCTTGACTTTTTTCTTTTCTACTTTATCAACTACAGCTTTTTTATCCTTTAGGCTATTCAATAAACTCTCTGCCTTTTCTCTTTCATCTGCTGAAAATCTTCTATCTTTTAATTTAGCTTTTATCGCTAAATTATCTTTTTTAATGACAGCTCCTATCTCAAAATAAGTTTCTGGCTTAAAATTTTCTATTGTCATGTCCCTGTCATAAATAAATTTTACAATAGGTATTAAAACACGACCCACAGGTAAAAAGGTTTGTGATCTTATACTTAGATACCTGGTTAAATTTATTCCATATGTCCAGTCTAAATACGTCCTTGCAAGCCCTTCATTGTATAAGTTCTTATAATCTCCATTATCTTTTAAATTTCTTAGTTCTTGTCTTATGGTTTGTGTAGTCTGTTCTGGAAGCCATAATCTCTTAACAGGCTTATTAATGTTTTCTTCTTTAAAAATCCTACTGATTATATTATTTACAATTACTTCGCCTTCTCTATCTGCATCACCACAGTTGACTATTTCAATAACATCATTTCTCCTTATCAAATTCTTTATAACTTCATATTGCTTTTTTACTCCTTTATCTTCTCTAATTTTAAATTTAAAATCTTCAGGTACAAATGGTAGTTCATCTAGATTCCATTTAGTTTTACCCCTTTTAAAATAGTTATCTACATCATATAACCTCAATAAGTGTCCATAAGCAAAAGTGACTAAATAATCCTTATTTTCAAAGTATCCATCATTTCTATTCATATTTCCAATACTCTTAAT
This genomic interval from Clostridium kluyveri contains the following:
- a CDS encoding type IA DNA topoisomerase — protein: MKLIIAEKPSLALNIIKSIGNMNRNDGYFENKDYLVTFAYGHLLRLYDVDNYFKRGKTKWNLDELPFVPEDFKFKIREDKGVKKQYEVIKNLIRRNDVIEIVNCGDADREGEVIVNNIISRIFKEENINKPVKRLWLPEQTTQTIRQELRNLKDNGDYKNLYNEGLARTYLDWTYGINLTRYLSIRSQTFLPVGRVLIPIVKFIYDRDMTIENFKPETYFEIGAVIKKDNLAIKAKLKDRRFSADEREKAESLLNSLKDKKAVVDKVEKKKVKKQPPKLFSLDTLQNKMFKQFKMSLDDTLKHLQKLYECGFTTYPRTNTEYLAENEKEKIKSIIEVVKEKFNVDIDFKDKKRIFDNNKVESHSAITPTTKIPEIEKLSEDEKKVYIAIRNRFISNFLNEETIIEETYVVIRIDDEVIELKGTVIKQEGFLKYENMKKENELPDFVEGEELDTKLSVDEKQTQKPNRVTESELNNFLKNPFKKKEVQDLESTNDDEEYKMILEGCEIGTVATRAGIIKNAQKYEYIKEVKEHFKCENKGIQLIEVLERLNIDLDKGKTVEFGKQLKRVYKNDIEINTIIYNVKSELNNIIRNGDEIKIDRIESKKYESMGVCPVCGKGNIMANKSGYGCSRWKEGCKFFIGKQIAGKNISESMVKKLIKDKKTNVIKGFKSKNGKSFDAVLIIKDQSVAFDFSSENKGLGTCPVCGKGNIVANRSGYGCDKWKEGCKFFIGSKIASKSITESMVKKLLKDKKTNLIKGFKSKNGKEFDAFLIIKDSKIVFDFKE